From Primulina huaijiensis isolate GDHJ02 chromosome 15, ASM1229523v2, whole genome shotgun sequence, one genomic window encodes:
- the LOC140960499 gene encoding pentatricopeptide repeat-containing protein At2g45350, chloroplastic, producing the protein MLVSVNSIQPWNSAVPILDFASKCKTQTEINQIHASLIVTGNMYNKSLISKIVLGSAFSKHKAVVNFSRHLFFEKDYKDSFLWNAIIKSFSHGDEPEYAFNVFALMLVSGVLADKYSFSLVLKSCARLGLSNKGMQIHGMMSKFDFRSDVLLQNCLIFMYVKCGCIHFGKKLFDEMLFRDSFSYNLMIDGYIKHGMVTLARELFDLMPMEMKNLITWNTMISGYVKSEYGYEFAWELFDKMPAKDLVSWNLMIDCCAKNERIEMAGTLFQRMPKRDEVTWASMVNGYARMGKIEDARKFFDAMPRRDVISCNAMMAGYVNNGCCMEAMKVFHDMLSVSGCDLAPDSVTLLTALSATTQLGDVGEGIGIHHYMEEHGFAVSGRLGVALIDMYAKCGSIEQALDIFEGVLQEKNIDHWNAMIGGLAIHGMGDLAFDLFIEMERLTIKPDEITFITILNACGHSGMIKEGIICFEAMRKLHNIVPNLQHYGCLVDIRSRAGHVEEAVRIVKHMPIEPNDVIWRTLLSACNKQKNFELGLPIAKHLIGIDSYNSSSYILLSNMYAQSGLWECVRRVRNTMKERNVNKIPGCSWIEFDGTVHEFFAGNTYIHQVKEICLSFGGLPQIISAGSESMILK; encoded by the coding sequence ATGCTGGTGTCTGTGAATTCGATCCAGCCATGGAACTCCGCCGTCCCAATTCTCGATTTTGCTTCAAAATGCAAAACTCAGACGGAAATAAACCAAATTCATGCGAGTTTAATCGTCACTGGGAATATGTACAACAAATCATTGATATCGAAAATAGTTCTTGGTTCCGCATTCTCCAAACACAAGGCAGTCGTTAACTTTTCGAGACACCTATTTTTTGAAAAGGATTACAAGGATTCATTTCTCTGGAATGCCATTATCAAGTCATTTTCGCATGGGGACGAGCCTGAGTACGCGTTCAATGTGTTTGCCTTGATGCTTGTGAGTGGGGTTCTGGCGGACAAGTATTCTTTTTCTTTGGTTTTAAAGTCATGTGCAAGATTGGGTTTATCAAATAAAGGAATGCAGATTCATGGGATGATGTCGAAATTTGATTTTAGGTCGGATGTGCTTTTGCagaattgtttgatttttatgtaCGTAAAATGTGGGTGCATTCACTTTGGCAAGAAGCTGTTTGATGAAATGCTTTTTAGAGACTCTTTTTCATATAACTTGATGATTGATGGTTATATCAAACACGGGATGGTGACCTTAGCTCGTGAGTTGTTTGATTTAATGCCAATGGAAATGAAGAATTTGATCACCTGGAACACAATGATTAGTGGGTATGTGAAATCTGAATATGGGTACGAGTTTGCTTGGGaattgtttgataaaatgcctgCAAAGGACTTAGTTTCTTGGAATTTGATGATTGATTGTTGTGCAAAGAATGAAAGGATTGAAATGGCTGGCACCTTGTTTCAAAGAATGCCAAAAAGGGATGAGGTCACTTGGGCTAGCATGGTCAATGGGTATGCAAGAATGGGTAAAATTGAAGATGCTAGGAAATTTTTTGATGCTATGCCTCGAAGGGATGTGATTTCTTGCAATGCGATGATGGCTGGGTATGTTAACAACGGATGTTGCATGGAAGCAATGAAAGTGTTTCATGATATGTTAAGTGTGAGTGGTTGTGATTTGGCTCCTGATAGCGTGACTTTGTTGACTGCTTTATCCGCAACTACACAGTTGGGTGATGTGGGTGAAGGGATTGGAATCCATCATTACATGGAGGAACATGGGTTCGCCGTCAGTGGAAGACTTGGTGTTGCTCTAATTGACATGTATGCTAAGTGTGGCAGCATAGAGCAAGCTCTGGACATCTTTGAGGGTGTCCTCCAAGAGAAAAATATCGATCACTGGAATGCCATGATTGGTGGATTGGCTATTCATGGAATGGGTGATTTGGCTTTTGATTTGTTCATTGAAATGGAAAGACTTACCATAAAACCAGATGAGATCACGTTTATCACAATCTTGAATGCTTGTGGACATTCTGGAATGATCAAGGAAGGTATTATTTGCTTCGAGGCAATGAGAAAATTGCACAACATAGTGCCTAACCTGCAGCATTATGGGTGCTTGGTTGATATTCGTAGCAGAGCAGGGCATGTAGAAGAAGCTGTAAGAATCGTCAAGCATATGCCAATTGAGCCAAATGACGTAATTTGGCGAACGTTGCTAAGTGCATGCAACAAGCAAAAAAATTTTGAGCTTGGACTGCCTATTGCTAAGCATTTAATTGGAATTGATTCCTACAATTCGAGTTCATACATACTTCTATCAAATATGTATGCACAGTCTGGTTTGTGGGAGTGTGTTAGAAGAGTTAGAAACACGATGAAAGAAAGGAATGTCAATAAGATTCCAGGATGCAGCTGGATTGAGTTTGATGGAACAGTGCACGAATTCTTTGCGGGAAATACATATATTCATCAAGTAAAGGAAATTTGCTTGTCTTTTGGTGGCTTGCCACAAATTATTTCTGCCGGCAGTGAGAGCATGATCCTAAAGTAA